One Methanofastidiosum sp. genomic region harbors:
- a CDS encoding gfo/Idh/MocA family oxidoreductase — SFLLEEKVKTVYATGGKRIHPFEDFATILMTFGNTCTGLIDTNWHTPHKVRSLTVVADKGIAEVDYIEQKLVLYDKEWEKDAKIEKKETLAIELDCFINYLKKNTEPPVSGEEGLQALQVAISAIDSYMDNKIIKI, encoded by the coding sequence GTCATTTTTATTGGAAGAAAAAGTAAAAACAGTATATGCAACAGGTGGCAAAAGAATTCATCCTTTTGAAGACTTTGCAACAATTTTGATGACCTTTGGAAACACATGTACAGGCTTAATCGATACAAACTGGCACACACCTCACAAAGTGAGAAGTCTTACGGTAGTTGCAGATAAAGGCATAGCTGAAGTGGATTACATAGAGCAGAAACTTGTTTTATATGACAAAGAGTGGGAGAAGGATGCAAAGATCGAAAAAAAGGAGACTTTGGCGATAGAACTTGATTGTTTTATCAATTACTTAAAAAAGAATACAGAGCCTCCTGTTTCAGGGGAAGAAGGACTTCAAGCACTTCAAGTTGCAATCTCGGCAATAGATTCATATATGGACAATAAAATAATTAAAATTTAG